In Aureibaculum algae, the following are encoded in one genomic region:
- a CDS encoding sensor histidine kinase yields the protein MKLKKFSLRTRIFLAMILLVVIASVLIALVAVYQYREQTKDYHEDRLERKENTIKTTIGIELKKHTTFPVTEENLYNIFKYKDRIYDISDINQLDILIFDLKGKLQISSSSSFAKDDTNYDISQRVLNGLAESSDHRVVVEDQTPSGIKYKSAYTYIYDSKFKPIGILHIHYGKDNTFQNKELKEFLGRLSYVYFFMLLIAIAIAYFVSKYISQSIEMVSDKMAMTVLGKSNEKIIIDSASLEIYNLVNAYNKMVDELENSAAKLAKSQREQAWREMAKQVAHEIKNPLTPMRLTVQSFEQRFDANDPNIKSKINEFSKSLIQQIDTMSSIASAFSNFAEMPKQNSENLNVVEVVKLALDIFNEDYIHYFNEEKELIAKLDKTQLIRVITNLTKNAIQSIEDKENPKIEVRVAQDNNQIVITIADNGVGIEEEFKDKIFEPKFTTKSSGMGLGLAMVKNIVEAYDGNITFVSELGVGSVFTITIPKK from the coding sequence ATGAAACTAAAAAAATTCTCTTTACGTACCCGTATCTTTTTAGCTATGATCCTATTGGTGGTTATAGCCTCTGTTTTAATTGCTTTGGTAGCGGTTTATCAATACCGTGAACAAACTAAAGATTATCACGAAGATCGTTTAGAACGTAAAGAAAATACCATAAAAACCACTATTGGTATTGAATTAAAAAAACATACTACTTTTCCAGTTACAGAAGAAAATTTATATAATATCTTTAAATATAAAGATAGAATCTATGATATTTCTGATATAAATCAACTTGATATTCTCATTTTTGATTTAAAAGGGAAGCTACAAATCAGTTCTTCATCGAGTTTCGCAAAAGATGATACTAATTATGATATTTCTCAGCGGGTGTTGAATGGATTAGCAGAAAGCTCAGATCATAGAGTAGTGGTTGAAGATCAGACACCGAGTGGCATAAAATATAAATCTGCCTACACCTACATTTACGATAGTAAATTTAAGCCTATTGGTATTTTACATATTCATTATGGAAAGGATAATACTTTTCAAAATAAGGAGCTTAAAGAATTTCTAGGAAGATTATCTTACGTTTATTTTTTCATGTTATTAATTGCAATTGCCATAGCGTATTTTGTATCTAAGTATATCTCTCAATCTATAGAAATGGTAAGTGATAAAATGGCAATGACGGTCTTGGGAAAAAGTAATGAAAAAATTATAATAGACTCTGCAAGTTTAGAAATTTACAACCTAGTTAATGCATATAATAAGATGGTTGATGAATTAGAAAATAGTGCGGCCAAATTAGCGAAAAGCCAGCGTGAACAAGCCTGGAGAGAAATGGCGAAACAGGTGGCCCATGAAATTAAAAACCCGCTAACCCCAATGCGTTTAACGGTTCAAAGCTTTGAGCAGCGTTTTGATGCAAACGATCCAAATATAAAATCGAAAATAAACGAATTTAGTAAATCACTAATTCAACAAATAGATACAATGAGTTCTATTGCTTCTGCATTTTCTAATTTTGCTGAGATGCCTAAGCAGAATAGTGAAAACTTGAATGTTGTAGAAGTGGTTAAATTGGCGTTGGATATTTTTAATGAAGACTATATTCATTATTTTAATGAGGAGAAAGAGTTAATTGCCAAATTAGACAAAACACAATTGATTCGAGTTATCACAAACCTCACAAAAAATGCAATTCAATCTATAGAAGATAAGGAGAATCCAAAAATTGAGGTACGTGTGGCACAAGATAACAATCAGATTGTTATTACCATTGCAGATAATGGTGTAGGAATTGAAGAGGAATTTAAAGATAAAATATTTGAACCTAAATTTACTACAAAATCGAGTGGCATGGGATTAGGTTTAGCCATGGTAAAAAATATTGTGGAGGCTTATGATGGAAATATTACCTTTGTATCTGAATTAGGAGTAGGGTCAGTTTTTACGATAACCATTCCAAAAAAATAA
- a CDS encoding T9SS type A sorting domain-containing protein, giving the protein MGLKFLIGMLLFMPSLLFAATNSNEFVGNISKSYIKVNDTVGTPATTVVEKTELQINNATKVTSLEKKAVRIFPNPVKDVLIVGSLNASKDAVNTVHVFNNLGQVVYENSSMPAENNQIKIKTESLKPGVYYLKVNKGSISKFIKI; this is encoded by the coding sequence ATGGGCTTAAAATTCTTGATAGGTATGCTACTTTTTATGCCTAGTTTACTTTTTGCAGCTACCAATTCTAATGAATTTGTCGGCAATATTTCGAAATCTTATATAAAGGTAAATGATACCGTTGGGACACCAGCAACAACTGTTGTTGAAAAAACGGAATTGCAAATAAATAACGCAACTAAGGTTACTAGTCTTGAAAAAAAGGCCGTAAGAATATTTCCAAACCCAGTTAAAGATGTACTTATTGTAGGTTCATTAAATGCATCCAAAGATGCTGTTAATACCGTTCATGTTTTTAATAACTTAGGTCAAGTAGTGTACGAAAATTCTTCAATGCCTGCTGAAAACAATCAAATTAAAATTAAAACTGAGAGTCTTAAACCTGGGGTGTATTATCTTAAAGTAAATAAAGGAAGCATTTCCAAATTTATTAAGATTTAA
- the trpA gene encoding tryptophan synthase subunit alpha — MNRINQKLEESKRLLSIYFTAGYPNLNDTVTIIQNLEKSGVDMIEIGLPFSDPLADGPTIQASSTKALQNGMTSEVLFGQLKNIRETVKIPLIIMGYFNPILQFGVEEFCKKCSEIGIDGLIIPDLPVDVYNDHYKATFEKYGLVNVFLITPQTSNERIRFIDSISTGFIYMVSSASVTGSQSGFGEEQTNYFQRIEKMNLNNPQIIGFGISDNTSFTQATEYAKGAIIGSAFIKHVTSFGVNDVDKFVSKILKA; from the coding sequence ATGAATAGAATAAACCAAAAACTCGAGGAAAGTAAACGTTTACTTTCAATATATTTTACAGCTGGTTATCCAAATTTAAATGACACGGTTACTATCATTCAAAATCTTGAAAAATCAGGAGTTGATATGATAGAAATTGGATTGCCATTTAGTGATCCTTTGGCGGATGGACCTACAATACAAGCAAGTTCTACAAAAGCTTTGCAGAACGGTATGACAAGTGAAGTTTTGTTTGGGCAATTAAAAAACATAAGAGAAACGGTAAAAATACCTTTGATTATCATGGGGTATTTCAATCCTATTTTACAATTTGGCGTAGAAGAATTTTGCAAAAAATGCTCAGAAATTGGCATTGATGGATTAATAATACCAGATCTACCTGTAGATGTCTATAATGACCATTATAAAGCTACTTTTGAAAAGTATGGATTGGTAAACGTATTTTTAATTACACCTCAAACTTCTAATGAACGCATTCGTTTTATAGATTCTATATCTACTGGGTTTATTTATATGGTAAGTAGTGCTAGTGTTACCGGTAGTCAATCTGGTTTTGGAGAAGAGCAAACAAACTACTTCCAACGCATAGAAAAAATGAATTTAAACAATCCACAAATTATTGGTTTTGGTATTTCTGATAACACCTCATTCACCCAAGCTACCGAGTATGCTAAAGGAGCAATTATCGGTTCGGCATTTATAAAACACGTGACAAGTTTTGGAGTAAATGATGTTGATAAATTTGTTAGTAAGATACTAAAGGCATAA
- the trpB gene encoding tryptophan synthase subunit beta has product MNYNVNEKGYYGVFGGTYIPEMLYPNVEELRQNYLKVMAEPDFQKEFQQLLKDYVGRPSPLYFAKRLSEKYNTKIYLKREDLNHTGAHKINNTVGQILMAKRLGKSRIIAETGAGQHGVATATVCALMGMECIVYMGEIDIARQAPNVARMKMLGATVIPALSGSRTLKDATNEAIRDWINNPVNTHYIIGSAIGPHPYPDMVTRFQSIISEEIKWQLKEHEGRENPDYVVACIGGGSNAAGTYYHFLHEESVKIIAVEAAGLGVDSGESAATSILGKEGIIHGCKTLLMQTKDGQITEPYSISAGLDYPGVGPMHAHLCKTGRAEFMSATDDEAMKSGLELSKLEGIIPAIESSHALAIFEKKKFKEDDIVVVSLSGRGDKDLDTYINYFKL; this is encoded by the coding sequence ATGAATTATAACGTCAACGAAAAAGGATATTATGGAGTGTTTGGAGGAACGTACATTCCTGAAATGCTTTATCCGAATGTAGAAGAATTACGCCAGAATTACTTGAAGGTTATGGCAGAACCTGATTTTCAAAAAGAATTTCAGCAATTGTTAAAAGACTATGTTGGTAGACCTTCTCCGCTTTATTTTGCCAAACGGTTGTCTGAAAAATATAACACTAAAATATATCTAAAACGTGAAGATTTAAACCATACCGGTGCTCATAAAATAAACAATACGGTTGGTCAGATTTTAATGGCTAAACGTTTAGGGAAAAGTAGAATTATTGCAGAAACAGGAGCGGGTCAACATGGTGTGGCAACCGCAACCGTATGTGCATTAATGGGAATGGAATGTATTGTGTATATGGGTGAAATTGATATTGCTCGTCAGGCACCAAACGTTGCCAGAATGAAAATGTTAGGGGCAACTGTAATTCCGGCATTATCAGGCAGTAGAACCTTAAAAGATGCTACTAATGAAGCCATTCGCGATTGGATTAATAACCCGGTAAACACGCACTATATTATAGGTTCTGCTATTGGTCCACATCCATATCCTGACATGGTTACACGGTTTCAGTCCATAATTTCAGAAGAAATAAAATGGCAATTAAAAGAGCATGAAGGTAGAGAAAATCCTGATTATGTTGTGGCATGTATTGGTGGTGGTAGCAATGCAGCAGGAACGTATTATCACTTTTTACATGAAGAAAGTGTAAAAATAATAGCTGTAGAAGCGGCAGGATTAGGGGTCGATTCAGGAGAAAGTGCAGCAACTTCTATATTGGGAAAAGAGGGAATTATACATGGATGTAAAACATTATTAATGCAGACGAAAGATGGTCAAATTACGGAGCCATATTCTATTTCTGCGGGATTAGATTATCCGGGGGTTGGACCAATGCACGCACATTTATGTAAAACGGGTCGTGCAGAATTTATGTCAGCAACTGATGATGAGGCCATGAAATCGGGATTAGAACTAAGTAAATTAGAAGGAATAATTCCAGCCATTGAAAGTTCACATGCATTAGCCATTTTTGAAAAGAAAAAGTTCAAGGAAGACGACATTGTAGTAGTAAGCTTATCTGGGCGTGGTGATAAAGATTTAGATACGTATATAAATTATTTTAAATTATAG
- a CDS encoding phosphoribosylanthranilate isomerase, translating into MKLKVCGMKYNDNIISVAQLQPDYMGFIFYEKSPRNFVGNIPEIPKSIKKVGVFVNASLEEVIDKVNTHGLQAVQLHGEETPEFCIKLRYSLAPKRRDIAGSHPDIIKVFSIKDEFDFEVLRPYETVCDYFLFDTKGKNPGGNGYTFNWNVLENYPSTKPYFLSGGIGLESKDKLDIFFKSNASQYCEVLDINSRFEIEPALKDIEKLKEFKKGLF; encoded by the coding sequence ATGAAACTCAAAGTTTGTGGAATGAAATATAATGATAATATAATTAGCGTTGCTCAGTTGCAACCTGATTATATGGGGTTCATATTTTATGAGAAATCACCACGAAATTTTGTAGGTAATATTCCAGAGATTCCAAAATCAATTAAGAAAGTAGGTGTCTTTGTAAATGCTAGTTTAGAAGAGGTTATTGATAAAGTAAATACACATGGTTTGCAAGCCGTGCAATTACATGGTGAAGAAACACCTGAATTTTGTATCAAACTAAGGTATTCTCTTGCCCCGAAACGACGGGATATTGCAGGATCACATCCCGATATTATCAAAGTTTTTTCAATAAAAGATGAATTTGATTTTGAGGTTTTAAGGCCTTACGAAACAGTTTGTGATTATTTTTTGTTTGATACAAAAGGTAAAAATCCAGGAGGTAATGGTTACACTTTTAACTGGAATGTTCTAGAAAATTATCCATCAACAAAACCCTATTTCTTAAGTGGAGGTATTGGATTAGAATCAAAAGATAAATTAGATATTTTCTTTAAAAGTAACGCCTCACAATACTGTGAAGTTTTAGATATTAATAGTCGGTTTGAAATAGAGCCAGCGTTAAAAGATATAGAAAAGTTAAAAGAATTTAAAAAAGGTCTTTTTTAA
- the trpC gene encoding indole-3-glycerol phosphate synthase TrpC — protein sequence MTILDKIIADKYIEVKLRKSVLPISQLEKSVLFERETISLANRLKNSNSGIIAEHKRRSPSKSIINTSLNVFDVAKGYEDAGVCGMSVLTDGKYFGGSLDDLLAARANCNLPLLRKEFIVDEYQLLEAKSYGADVILLIAAVLSQKEIKHFSEFAKKLGLEVLLEVHNEEELQKSIMPSLDMLGVNNRNLKTFEVSLDNSKNLAAKIPNDFVKVSESGISSVEAIKELQPYGYKGYLIGENFMKTDDAGKSAKEFIELLNK from the coding sequence ATGACAATATTAGATAAAATAATAGCTGATAAATATATAGAGGTTAAACTTCGTAAAAGCGTATTACCAATATCTCAATTGGAAAAATCGGTTTTATTTGAACGTGAAACAATTTCTTTAGCAAATAGATTAAAGAATAGCAATAGCGGTATTATTGCGGAACATAAAAGGAGGTCACCTTCTAAGTCAATTATCAACACTAGTTTAAATGTTTTTGATGTTGCTAAAGGTTATGAAGACGCAGGTGTATGTGGAATGTCAGTTTTAACGGATGGTAAATATTTTGGAGGATCATTAGATGATTTATTAGCAGCTAGAGCAAATTGTAATTTGCCATTGTTGCGTAAAGAATTCATTGTTGATGAATATCAGTTGTTAGAGGCAAAATCGTATGGTGCAGATGTTATATTGCTTATTGCGGCAGTTTTGTCGCAAAAGGAAATAAAACACTTTTCTGAGTTTGCTAAAAAATTGGGATTAGAAGTGTTGTTAGAAGTTCATAATGAAGAAGAGCTGCAGAAGTCTATCATGCCCAGTTTAGACATGTTGGGTGTAAATAATAGAAATTTAAAAACTTTTGAAGTTAGTTTAGATAATAGTAAGAATTTAGCAGCCAAAATACCCAATGACTTTGTAAAAGTGTCAGAAAGTGGAATTAGTAGTGTTGAAGCAATTAAAGAATTACAACCCTATGGCTATAAAGGATATTTAATTGGTGAAAACTTTATGAAAACGGATGATGCAGGTAAAAGTGCCAAGGAGTTTATAGAATTATTGAATAAATAG
- the trpD gene encoding anthranilate phosphoribosyltransferase, protein MKQILNRLINHETISKEEAKNVLVNISKGEYNPSQIASFLTVYMMRSITVEELEGFRDALLDLCLAVDFSDYNTIDLCGTGGDGKNTFNISTLSSFVAAGAGIHVTKHGNYGVSSVSGSSNVMEFLGIKFSNDEGFLQKSLEETGICVLHAPLFHPAMKNVAPIRKALGVKTFFNMLGPMVNPAFPKNQLVGVFNLELARMYSYLYQNTDKNFTILHALDGYDEISLTGDTKAITNHTETMLSPEDFGVPQITQEEIFGGNTVEDSAKIFMEVISGKGTIAQNNVVCANAGMAIATVKNLQPKAGFDLAKESLLSGKGLNALKKLQAISSNI, encoded by the coding sequence ATGAAACAAATATTAAATAGATTAATCAATCATGAAACCATTTCGAAAGAGGAGGCTAAAAATGTATTGGTAAATATTTCGAAAGGTGAATATAATCCGAGTCAGATTGCTTCTTTTTTAACGGTATATATGATGAGGAGTATCACTGTTGAAGAGCTTGAAGGCTTCCGCGATGCATTGTTGGATTTATGTTTAGCAGTTGATTTTTCCGATTACAACACGATTGATTTATGTGGAACAGGTGGTGATGGTAAAAACACTTTTAATATTTCAACACTATCATCTTTTGTTGCTGCAGGAGCGGGAATTCATGTTACCAAGCATGGTAATTATGGTGTTTCTTCCGTATCAGGTTCCAGTAATGTAATGGAATTTTTAGGCATAAAATTTAGTAATGACGAAGGTTTTCTACAAAAGAGTTTAGAAGAAACAGGTATTTGTGTATTGCACGCACCTTTGTTTCATCCTGCCATGAAAAATGTAGCTCCAATTCGTAAGGCATTAGGTGTAAAAACCTTTTTTAATATGTTAGGTCCAATGGTAAATCCTGCCTTTCCTAAAAATCAATTGGTGGGCGTTTTTAATTTGGAATTAGCAAGAATGTATAGTTATTTATATCAAAACACAGATAAAAACTTTACTATTTTACACGCTTTAGATGGTTATGATGAAATATCTTTGACGGGAGATACAAAAGCAATTACAAATCATACAGAAACGATGTTAAGTCCAGAAGATTTTGGTGTACCACAAATAACCCAAGAAGAAATTTTTGGTGGAAATACAGTAGAGGACTCTGCTAAAATTTTTATGGAAGTGATAAGCGGAAAAGGTACAATTGCACAGAATAATGTAGTTTGTGCAAATGCAGGAATGGCAATAGCCACGGTGAAAAATTTACAACCAAAGGCAGGTTTTGATTTAGCCAAAGAATCACTTTTAAGTGGAAAAGGATTAAATGCATTAAAGAAATTGCAGGCAATTAGTAGTAATATTTAG
- a CDS encoding anthranilate synthase component II: protein MKKILVIDNYDSFTYNLVHYLEDLGCEVTVKRNDQLTLDEVEAYDKIVLSPGPGIPDEAGLLKEIIRQYAPTKSILGVCLGQQAIAEVFGGKIINLDEVYHGVATSMSLAVDDEPMFNGLEKNFEVGRYHSWVVDTLLPDDLEATSFDENGQIMSLRHKKYDVKGVQYHPESVLTPNGKKILENWLKN, encoded by the coding sequence ATGAAAAAAATATTAGTTATAGATAATTACGATAGTTTTACCTACAATTTGGTACATTATTTAGAAGATTTAGGTTGTGAAGTCACGGTAAAACGTAATGACCAATTAACTTTAGATGAGGTTGAAGCCTATGATAAAATAGTATTGTCTCCAGGACCAGGTATTCCTGATGAAGCAGGATTGTTAAAAGAAATAATTCGACAATATGCTCCTACAAAAAGCATATTGGGCGTTTGTTTAGGTCAACAAGCGATTGCTGAAGTCTTTGGAGGTAAAATTATCAACCTTGATGAAGTTTATCATGGTGTGGCAACAAGTATGTCGCTTGCAGTAGATGATGAGCCTATGTTTAACGGTTTGGAGAAGAATTTTGAAGTTGGTCGATATCATTCTTGGGTAGTTGATACCCTTTTGCCTGACGATTTAGAAGCTACTTCATTTGACGAAAACGGTCAAATAATGTCATTACGCCATAAAAAGTATGATGTAAAAGGTGTTCAATATCACCCTGAATCTGTGTTAACTCCAAATGGAAAAAAAATATTAGAAAACTGGTTAAAAAACTAG
- a CDS encoding anthranilate synthase component I family protein, giving the protein MKFRLDTTSKKIIADTITPVSVYLKIRDRFPNSILLESSDYHGNDNSFSYICFNPIATIKVVNEKIFQTFPDGSSEVMDITSDTDVPAEIHKFSQRFDVQKDENFKFIHNGIFGYTSYDAVRYFEDIEISKKENSIEIPDMYYAVYQNIIAINHFKNHAYIFAHDYDKKSNIEDLHQLVKAQNFTTYKFTKDGEISSNLTDDEYKEHVEIAKKHCARGDVFQLVLSKKFKQAFKGDEFNVYRTLRSINPSPYLFYFDYGDFKIFGSSPEAQLVVKDGLAEIHPIAGTFKRSGNDEQDAVLAKELSVDEKENAEHVMLVDLARNDLSRHGSQVKVETYREVQFFSHVIHLVSKVTGQKHKDTSTMQVVADTFPAGTLSGAPKHRAMQLIEQYEKTSRAFYGGAIGFMDFEGNFNHAIMIRTFLSKNHELHWQAGAGLVSKSDPENELQEVYNKLGALTHAIELAERV; this is encoded by the coding sequence ATGAAATTTAGACTAGACACAACTTCGAAGAAAATAATTGCAGATACGATTACACCTGTTAGTGTGTATTTGAAAATTCGCGACCGTTTTCCGAACAGTATTTTATTAGAAAGTAGTGATTATCATGGTAATGATAATAGCTTTTCATATATCTGTTTTAACCCAATTGCAACGATTAAAGTTGTAAATGAAAAGATATTTCAAACGTTTCCCGATGGCAGTAGTGAAGTGATGGATATTACCAGTGACACTGATGTGCCTGCTGAAATCCATAAATTTTCACAACGTTTTGATGTTCAAAAAGATGAAAATTTCAAATTCATCCACAATGGAATCTTCGGGTATACTAGTTATGATGCCGTTCGTTATTTTGAAGATATTGAAATTTCAAAAAAGGAAAATTCTATTGAAATTCCAGATATGTATTATGCTGTATATCAAAATATTATTGCGATAAATCATTTTAAGAATCATGCCTATATTTTTGCTCATGATTATGATAAAAAAAGCAATATTGAAGACTTACATCAGTTAGTGAAAGCTCAGAATTTTACTACGTATAAGTTTACTAAAGATGGAGAGATAAGTTCTAACCTAACGGATGATGAATACAAAGAACATGTAGAAATTGCTAAAAAGCATTGTGCAAGAGGCGACGTGTTTCAGTTAGTGTTGTCTAAAAAGTTTAAACAAGCTTTTAAGGGTGATGAATTTAATGTTTATCGAACCTTACGAAGTATCAATCCATCTCCTTATCTTTTCTATTTTGATTATGGTGATTTTAAAATATTTGGAAGTTCACCAGAGGCCCAGTTGGTTGTAAAAGATGGACTGGCAGAAATACATCCTATTGCAGGGACTTTTAAACGTTCTGGTAATGATGAACAAGATGCAGTTTTAGCTAAAGAATTATCAGTTGACGAAAAAGAGAATGCGGAGCATGTCATGTTGGTCGATTTGGCTAGAAATGATTTGAGTAGACATGGGAGTCAGGTAAAAGTTGAAACGTATAGAGAGGTGCAGTTTTTCTCTCATGTAATACATTTAGTGAGTAAGGTAACTGGACAAAAACATAAGGATACTTCAACCATGCAAGTGGTTGCTGATACATTTCCTGCTGGTACACTTAGCGGTGCACCAAAACATAGAGCGATGCAATTGATTGAGCAATATGAAAAAACGAGTAGAGCTTTTTATGGTGGAGCCATTGGCTTTATGGATTTTGAAGGTAATTTTAATCATGCTATTATGATTCGTACTTTTTTAAGTAAAAATCACGAATTACATTGGCAAGCTGGAGCGGGATTGGTTTCAAAATCAGATCCTGAAAATGAATTACAAGAGGTATATAATAAATTAGGAGCATTAACACATGCCATTGAATTGGCAGAACGCGTGTAG
- a CDS encoding T9SS type A sorting domain-containing protein, with translation MKKVYTLFLLVFLGLNCFAQELYVADGAEFYLKKGLDFTTSNSVVTLVSTGKFSVEAGSMWGDSQEYVNGKVYAYGLGETKLPVGDNGVYAPVLINHSIDSEAQYFNAIPTSGANGAGVDAVSNKEYWELNGQGVFTLPWIPASDISTLVNDNGGKLSSVAVVGLIGGVWNLTSATQTNVVTGDLSNGTVTTDSANEVVLNGFSQYTFGIDHQVVLVIEDLFITNDIRIVSNPIDSNSESIQFVSANIENLEVTIFDLLGRKISYQKNISVSNNRGSIAKPNLKSGVYLLNFEHEGKKGTKKILIK, from the coding sequence ATGAAAAAAGTTTACACTTTATTTTTACTTGTTTTTTTGGGGCTAAATTGTTTTGCACAAGAGCTTTATGTGGCAGATGGAGCTGAATTTTATCTGAAAAAAGGGTTGGACTTTACAACAAGTAATTCTGTAGTTACACTAGTTTCTACAGGGAAATTTTCAGTTGAGGCCGGTTCGATGTGGGGCGATTCTCAAGAATATGTAAACGGAAAAGTTTATGCATATGGCTTGGGTGAAACCAAATTACCTGTTGGTGATAATGGCGTTTATGCACCAGTACTGATAAATCATTCTATTGATTCGGAAGCACAATATTTTAATGCAATTCCTACAAGTGGTGCTAATGGTGCTGGTGTAGATGCAGTTTCTAATAAAGAATATTGGGAGTTGAATGGTCAAGGTGTTTTTACTTTGCCTTGGATACCCGCAAGTGATATCTCAACCTTAGTAAATGATAATGGTGGTAAATTGAGCTCGGTTGCCGTGGTTGGATTAATTGGTGGTGTTTGGAATTTGACGAGTGCTACACAAACAAATGTGGTTACGGGAGATTTATCTAATGGCACGGTTACAACCGATAGTGCAAATGAAGTAGTTTTAAATGGTTTTTCACAATATACTTTTGGGATAGATCATCAAGTAGTATTAGTTATAGAGGATTTATTTATTACAAATGACATTCGTATCGTTTCTAACCCTATAGATAGTAATTCTGAAAGTATTCAATTTGTATCTGCAAATATAGAGAATCTTGAAGTTACTATTTTTGATCTACTCGGTAGAAAAATAAGTTATCAGAAAAATATTTCAGTTTCCAATAATAGAGGTTCCATTGCGAAACCCAATTTAAAAAGTGGTGTTTACTTATTAAATTTTGAACACGAGGGTAAAAAAGGAACTAAGAAAATATTAATAAAATAA
- a CDS encoding SemiSWEET family sugar transporter has protein sequence MIASIEILGLLAGGLTTASFVPQVYKTYKSKSADSLSLTMYAVFFVGIILWLIYGIYVNSIAMMVTNSITAVLSLMLIYFKLRFK, from the coding sequence ATGATAGCATCGATTGAAATTTTAGGATTATTGGCAGGTGGTTTAACAACTGCATCTTTTGTACCGCAAGTTTATAAAACCTATAAAAGTAAATCTGCTGATAGTCTTTCGTTAACTATGTATGCCGTGTTTTTTGTGGGTATCATTCTATGGTTAATTTATGGTATTTATGTAAATAGTATTGCAATGATGGTTACAAATAGTATTACAGCGGTATTATCCTTGATGTTAATTTATTTTAAATTGAGATTCAAGTAG
- the ald gene encoding alanine dehydrogenase has product MIVGLPKEIKNNENRVALTPAGVFELVKNEHTVFVQKGAGFNSGFSDVDYTDVGASILDTIEEVYAKAEMIVKVKEPIAEEYGLIKEGQIVFTYFHFASSQPLTDAMIKSKSVCIAYETVEDKNGTLPLLTPMSEVAGRMAVQQGAKYLEKPIKGKGILLGGVPGVQPGKVLILGAGIVGVQAAKMAAGLGAHVTIMDVNMDRLRYVNDVMPSHVVTEYSNEYNIRRHIKTHDLIIGGILIKGAKAPKLITRDMLKEMHPGTVLVDVAVDQGGCMETTKPTTHEDPTYIIDDIVHYCVANMPGAVPYTSTIALTNVTLQYVINIANKGWEKACEDNEGLQKGLNIANGEVVYKEILENSH; this is encoded by the coding sequence ATGATAGTTGGATTACCAAAAGAAATTAAGAATAATGAAAACCGAGTAGCATTAACTCCTGCAGGAGTTTTTGAATTGGTTAAAAATGAGCATACTGTTTTTGTTCAAAAAGGTGCTGGATTTAATAGTGGTTTCTCTGATGTAGATTATACCGATGTAGGTGCTTCTATTTTAGATACCATTGAAGAGGTATACGCCAAGGCAGAAATGATTGTTAAGGTTAAAGAACCTATAGCAGAAGAGTATGGTTTAATTAAAGAAGGTCAAATTGTATTTACCTATTTTCATTTTGCATCAAGTCAACCGCTTACAGATGCTATGATTAAAAGTAAAAGTGTTTGTATTGCTTATGAAACCGTTGAAGATAAAAACGGTACATTACCTTTGTTAACACCAATGTCAGAAGTTGCAGGTAGAATGGCAGTACAACAAGGAGCAAAATATTTAGAAAAACCTATTAAAGGTAAAGGGATTCTGTTAGGTGGTGTGCCTGGAGTTCAACCAGGTAAAGTATTGATTTTAGGAGCGGGAATTGTTGGTGTTCAGGCAGCAAAAATGGCCGCAGGTTTAGGAGCTCATGTTACCATTATGGATGTAAATATGGACCGTTTAAGATATGTAAATGATGTAATGCCGAGCCATGTTGTAACTGAGTATTCGAATGAATATAATATTAGAAGACATATAAAAACCCATGATCTTATCATAGGTGGAATTTTAATTAAGGGTGCCAAAGCTCCAAAATTAATTACCAGAGATATGTTGAAAGAAATGCACCCTGGTACTGTATTAGTTGATGTAGCGGTAGATCAAGGTGGTTGTATGGAGACAACAAAACCTACAACTCATGAAGATCCTACGTATATTATCGACGATATTGTTCATTATTGTGTTGCTAATATGCCAGGAGCGGTTCCATATACTTCAACTATTGCTCTTACCAATGTAACTTTGCAATATGTAATTAATATAGCGAACAAAGGTTGGGAAAAAGCTTGTGAAGATAATGAAGGGTTGCAAAAAGGACTTAATATTGCTAATGGTGAGGTCGTTTATAAAGAAATATTAGAAAATTCACATTAA